DNA sequence from the Cucumis melo cultivar AY chromosome 6, USDA_Cmelo_AY_1.0, whole genome shotgun sequence genome:
AGTTTATATGTTAAATGAATGTACTGCTATATAAAACTCGATAGTGCTTTTTTGAGGAGCGGCTTTTTaacttcattttcttttcttctgttGAATGTTCTATTGTGttaaaaaaaacccttattAATAACAACATATAAAGAGCTTTAGGGTTTATTTGACATTCGTTTAACATAGAATTGGTCGAGAGACTTGTGGTTTCTCATTGTAAAACCACTATCGATTCATAATCAATTTGGACAAAGAATCCACTACCATTATCGAAGTCTTACGATTactatttaaatttaaacttgAATGTTAAGAAACTCTCACATCAAAATGACCTAATTTTCTAATTTCCAATTTCAACCACCATATATTAATATTAGAGacctttatttaaaaaaaacatcatatatttgtgtcattatacaataatccaaacaaattaaatatattatatgcCAACTTTTTAGgctcattttatatatatagtttttctctctatatatataattaataacaataattacttaattatttattagccactaaataaataaataaataaattaattaattaattaattccaaCCATGCTAGACAATGACTTGTGTGTGTTCTAAGGCATAtgtaatcaaaattaaaactttgggtttttttgttgaattatgAAAACATTCCAAGTGTATGATGACAAGGATTACCTAACAAAATTCTTTAGTAGCTTATCCATTTGAAACACCAAACATTTCTTTTGTTTTGCTTTTTTAATACAAGTGGAATATGCCTTGGATTTCCACTCTCTTCAAggtttattattattctcttgTTTTTCTCATTCCTCTTGTTCATTTTCCAATTTCATCAACACTTGATAATGTTATTTATTCACTCTTTTAAGATGTTCTTTACCACCTAGAGACGTTATAAactatatatttgaaaatatatttacatCCATCTTTGGGTGGCAAAGAGTTGACGTAAAAGTTTTAAACCATATTAGGAGATTGAGGTTTGATTAAGATTCTCGAAAAAGATCAATCTAAGTTACAGAAAGAGTGGATTGACTTATTAATCAAGCTTTTACCTGATCACCATACTTAAACAAATGTTAGATAGTTTGATGAAGATAAATTATGAGATAAAGTGAACAGAGTGTCAGGGTTGTGCAAGCTGATGatatatagtttagtttatCCATGTACGTCAAGAGCAATGATATTTGGATGTGATACAATATAACCGTCCGTCGAACTATCTTTTGGTTGTTTTTCcttattaaataaagtaaaagaGAGATAAGATTTATTATCGAATTCTTTTGAATGGAGAGTGTGTTTTGTATTGTGTCAAGTTATTTCattcaatattcaatattgTCCGTTCACTACTATGCTATACTTCTAGAATCAAaccaatatttttctaaaacacATTAATTAGAGATATTTTTagatatagtaaaataaatcaaaatataaaaaaatttcaaatatattaataataatataaaattttagtatagtttgtaaatatttttaacaattttattatttataataataacatgTGATAACTCTCCGGTTGATTATAGACTtggaaattttgaaaaattcctaattcaaagataactttttgaaatgtttatggaACTTAAAGgtgtaatttttaaaacaaaagagaaaagtTCAATTTGTTGTAATTTAGCCAAAGTAAAAAAGCAAAGTGGTGATTCAATCAGGTCTAAAACATTTTCCGAGAAAATTGGCGCATACGTTCGATATTCGAATCTTTCAATaactaaaagaataaaaacTCCACCTTTTCTGATCCTCTGACTCCGTACTCCAATGGATGTGTAACGTTATTCATTCATTCTTAGGTAAGATATTTTAATGGAGCATGATTTTcgtgaaattttcttttttaaattgttttatacaattCATGGATCCCAATTTGCCAGAAGTATCGCTGGACTTGATTTCATTGTCGTTTTCATATACCCCACCAAAACCCCAATACCACACATTATTTCCAATTTCAATTCtgtcactttttttttaatctctctcaATTCCATCACTATTTTTACTCACACTCTCTAATTTCTGCGTTTCCCCCTTCTTGTTCCCACCGATTTTCGATCATTTCTATGGGTTTTCTTTACATTTAAGTACAAAGGTTTCTTTTATGGAGATTTTATGAAAACCCCacttcattttttttacgaTTCTTTGAGTTTTTCTCTCCCCCATTTATGGATATGTCGTTGTTGGAACCTAAATCTGTGGTTTCTTCACCATTTTCAAGCTTCAGACACCAAGTTCAGAGGTTTTCTAGGTGCTCTTCTTGTATAGGTAGTTTCTCTTTATATGTTTTTAAAGTTTGAGTGCTTTGTTTGTTGGGTTTGATTGTTTCGTCTGCTACATTTAGTGTTTGATTTAATGACTATTcccatttttgttttcttgtttttcatGGAATTTGTTTTTGAGGTTGGATGTTTTTGAATGATGGGTTCTTTTGAAATCTGGTTTCCATTTTTGTGGTTAGGGAGATTTTCCAGGGCTTCTTATTCAAATGGTGTGCCAAATAAGGCATACTGTAGTGGAGCTGTTAGTTCAATTGGTCAGGATAAACTACCAGCTGAAGGTTTTACTCATCAGATAAATGGAACTAATGGATTGAGTTCAAATCTGTTTTCAAGAGATTGTAGATTGTTAGATGCAGTTGATGATCAATATGATGGAATTGTCATTGATCCGAATGGATTGCCTTCAAATCCGGTTGTCTTTTCGTCCAATCTTCGTTTCTCTCTTTCCCATTGGAAAAAGAAGGTAAAACTTCTCTATTTCAGGTTAGATGGTTATATTTCCACTGAAGATTGAAGTGGTGTCTTCACTTGAACCATATGTAATTTGGTCGTTTTGAAATTGTATTTCTGTTAGATGTATGTAATGTACAAGGTCATAACACATAGATAGATTTTCACAACCTTTCTGTTATCATGGCTATTTGATCGTTCTTCAAAATAAATCGGATGTCACCTAATTTTCAACCTGGTTGAATTCTTGAGGATCAGATGTCACGTAgaaacctcaaaattttctaaTCTGCACTAGACAATACTTGACTTACAAATTCCACATACATTTCACATCGTGATTTTCTTCTCCAATTCTATCTAGTTCCATATTTCAGGTGCAATAGAGACATAAACTACTACATATTCAGTGAGGATAGTATACTTAGAATCTCTTCTGCTGCAGGGAAAGAAGGGAGTTTGGCTTAAGTTGCTAGTCGAACAGTCGGAGCTAATCCCTATCGCCCTAAAGGTAATGCTCTCCTTCTTCATTCTTCTTGGATTGCAGTGATTcctatttttatttcatttcaatAGAAACCAATTCGCTCAAAACATAGAGAATGTGTAGTTGTATGCTTAGCATGTTCCTCTGAGATCAGTTATTTTGATCACAGGCAGGATTTCAGTACCATCATGCTGAGCCAGAGTACTTGATGTTAACTTATTGGATACCCGATGGACCCTGCATGCTTCCTGCAAATGCTTCGCATCACGTCGGGGTTGGAGGATTCGTCCTCAATGACAGAAACGAGGTATATTCTCTGCTGAGGTTTACAGGTGAAACATTAAATTGCCTTGCTTTGCTTAAAGTTTCACAATTTGATTTCACAAACCTTGAATATCTTTTTCAAGGCGTTGGTGTTAAAGAGTCTTAAGAAACAAATCAATAAGTTGTTCTATTTTTTCGACTCATCATTTACAGCAAATTCTAGTCGACATTCGTGTAAATTGACTCCGAAAATCTCTTTTTCAAAACAGGGTAGGCCTTTTACGAGTTTGTCTATTTACCATTGCCAATCTCCAATATTGCTAAATATTAGATTTAGACAATGTGCTAAATCTAAACTGTCGTTATCTGATTCATTGACAACAGGTCTTGGTAGTGCAAGAAAAATACTGTTCTCCAGCATTTGCTAATTTTTGGAAAATACCAACTGGTTTCATTGTTGAGGTACTTGGCTTGGATCCCGATTCGTCGTCTTGCTTGTACGTGTTAGATTTGGAGATTCGTTTTCATTTTACATCACtcttttgatttttgttttttctaatgTTGATTAGAAGGAAGAGATCTATACAGGAGTTACTAGAGAAGTTAAGGAGGAAACTGGTGTACGTATTTTCTATCTTGCCTTTCTACTACTCTAAGCTTTCTCTAACAACTTGTTTTTCGTCCTTCCGTGAAAAGAAGCGATAATTTCGGTTAATCAATGAGATAAAAGGTAGAGAGAACCTCCTGATTAGCCAAAGGTGTTACAAAAGATCTCTAATTGACTTAGATATCAAATGAATAATTGCAAAAATCTTAGAGAAAGCTGTCAATCAGAAAAGACATAACTTCATTTGTATCTTCTTTGTACAGTGCAAAAGTATTGTTGTTTCTTTCTAACCAAATTGTGACCCACATAAGCGTCCCCACTGGAAGGTATCCTCCAAAACGTTGTCTGTCATCTTGTCAGAGAAGTCCCAGTGAAAGATGCTTTGCCAAAAATATCGACCTGCAGGGGATTACATTATTTGTACTCTAATATCAAGTTGTTCTTACAATGATGCAAATTTGAACAAAGAATCTAACTTAAGAAATCTTCCACCTTTCAAATAAACTTAGCAACTCCTTTTAGAGGCTAATGAGATAAGCTTTATGTTAGTATTTAAGATAGCTAATTAAGTTTGTGGGTCCTAATAGATTCTCTTTTCTTTGCAGATTGAGACTGAGTTTATTGAAGTCATAGCTTTCAGGTAAAACCAATTGATTTTCTTCATCTATAAAGCAAGTTTTTTGATGCATGGGAGAATACTTCTCCGATTTGGCTAATCCTTTTGAACCATCAAAACATCAATGTATTGCAGCCAACTTCTTCAAATTTCATCGACGAGATCTAACATTGTTTCTCATCCATTGTTCTAGGCATGCTCACAACATAGCGTTCGAGAAGTCAGATTTGTTCTTCGTCTGCATGCTTAGACCTTTATCGACTGAGATTATTGTTGACGATCTCGAAATTCAAGCAGCAAAGGCAATTTTTCTAAACTCAAAGACTAATCACTCCTTTATTGTTATTGTGGATTGAAAGTTTAAATCATTTCTCTGGTGATTCAGTGGATGCCTTTAGCTGAATTTGTGGAGCAATCTCTTGTAAAAGAAGATGTGATGTTTAAGAAGATTATCGACATCTGCATCGCCCGATTAGATAAATATTATTGTGGCTTAAACGTTCATCAACTCGTCTCGAAATTTGATGGTAAACTGTCGTCGCTTTACTACAATACTATCGACGGAGAAGATCTAACATGTACCGGAAAGTGAAGGAAACAATCTGGCCTTTGCTCATTGCCAATTTGATGTGTTTGTTGTAGTTTCATCCATTATGTTGATAGCTGATATAGTATATAGAGCATGTAATTACAAAACTCTCTTTAGTATATAGCATAATGTTAGAGCACAATTTAGATGTGCTTTCTTTGTACATGCTTCACTATATAAATAAACAAGATAATGCTATTTTATAAGCATCACCATTCCAATTTGTTTTCAGTTCCATCCTAATCATATTGTGCGGTACCTTAGAGTAAGATTACACTGTAAACTTACTTGTTGGGACATGAAACCGATGAAAAGCTCGAAAATTTCACTTAGATAATAAAATAGTGAATACGACGGACAATGcaaattttaaatagttttagtGTAGCTAAGCAGCGAGTTATAATAATTGAGAACTTCGACTATTATAATAAGAGATCCAAACATGGAATGAGCTGTACTAGTTCACTTAATCTAAAGCAAGTTGTGGGTCCAAACAcgtcattttaaaaattaaaaattttataaaaacttCGTAAAGTAGTCTCTATAGTTTGATAAAGTCCCGAGAAATAAACCAATATTATTATAagagttttattaaattatctGAACTAAATTCTAACCACCTTCCTCGACAAGTATTGAGACGAAATTTATGATTTAACTATATTTTTATGACGTTTTATGATGGAAAACAAATTAACTTAGGGTAAGTTTCATCTCGACTCAGAGTCAATGAAATGCAAAAATCAAtcgacaaaagaaaaaaaaaatcacttaaTATTATAGCCTAAGACAATGGTGATGTGCTAAAAATAAGTAAACACTACTTGGGCCCCTTCAACAAAACCTACTAAAAAAATcacttttttaataaaaaaactgaattttgacatttatttatttacttaacaaaacatattcttttaaaaattaacattAACACTTTATTTTacgttttaaaaaaatctttcaaaactattttaaatgaaaaattaagatattttcaaatataacataataaatcaaattatttataagATCTATCAAACTTTCGTACAGTTCATCTCATTGATAGATATCGACAAAAATTTATctataaaatctaaaattttgttagattatatataaatttttgtaaCAATTTTATCGTTTACTTAATAATAAGAAAGAAGGGTTAAGTATTGAGCAAATGGTGGGGTAAGACATCACTATCTCTTTCAATTCCCTAAAACTAAACTCCAaccattaattatttttctcttgCCAATAACTAAAGACTTTGGAGTTTTGGTCAAGTCTTTGGACCAAGTCttcctttttcaaaaataaaaaataacaaattttactcctttttttttctcttctttttaattACTTTATGGATTACTCAACTACTAATTAATTTTAGGTTTgatttcttaatttgaatgTATATAATTCAAcgataatatatatacatacgcACATGTGTACCAATAAAACATCTACTTGTCAAAACTAATTATATAGTTTCATTGACATACAAATGTGTTATCGACTAGATGTGAATCCTTTTACTCTCTATTGTTTGAAAcagatttaaaaagaaaaactaaccAACCTATAACATTTCGTTATTTATATCTTAACTAGCCAAAGTATGCTTAAATTAGTTGTCTATTGTAGTTTGTGTTCGAAGTtgagattattttagtttgaaaatgaaataataaaaaaaaaaataataaatttaaaatagtaaATAGAGTAACAAATTAGAGTTTTGAAACAGTATTTACCCTAACTAATTATaaacttttaaataatatttattgtaACAAGAGGTGATTATTGTAATAATACTGATACTAAGACTATTAGGTGCTTTTCAATTACTTTAAATGGTCTATTGGGTCAAACTCTCAAACCAAATTTCACACATTAACTATATAGTTACTGTTGCCAATGGCTAAACATTGGACAAGTTTTTATAAGAagactattttaaaaaaataaaataaacccttttctaaagaaaaagtttaaaaatcttttttatacataaattaaacataaatatatGTTTTTGATTTGTTAATCTGAATTATATAAACTTGAACTTCTCATTTAAAAAGAAACTCAATATAAAAGTCATCATTTGATTGGTTGATGTATGCCTAAATTGACTTAGTACTTAGAACAAAACACATATCCATATTTTTAATATCATTTGAGTACACTCATTTATATTAAAATACACATTCCCACATT
Encoded proteins:
- the LOC103490864 gene encoding nudix hydrolase 8-like; translated protein: MDMSLLEPKSVVSSPFSSFRHQVQRFSRCSSCIGRFSRASYSNGVPNKAYCSGAVSSIGQDKLPAEGFTHQINGTNGLSSNLFSRDCRLLDAVDDQYDGIVIDPNGLPSNPVVFSSNLRFSLSHWKKKGKKGVWLKLLVEQSELIPIALKAGFQYHHAEPEYLMLTYWIPDGPCMLPANASHHVGVGGFVLNDRNEVLVVQEKYCSPAFANFWKIPTGFIVEKEEIYTGVTREVKEETGIETEFIEVIAFRHAHNIAFEKSDLFFVCMLRPLSTEIIVDDLEIQAAKWMPLAEFVEQSLVKEDVMFKKIIDICIARLDKYYCGLNVHQLVSKFDGKLSSLYYNTIDGEDLTCTGK